GGTGGGCAAAACGGAAGGATTTGACGTGGGGTCGGTGCGTTCTTATTTTCGGGCCAATTCCAAAGCTTTGGCGGATGGTGATGCTGAAGGGTTGGCGAAATTGATTTATCGTAAAGATACGGGGGAAGTGCTGGGTGCCCACATTGTCGGTCCCCATGCTTCCGATTTGATTCAAGAAGCCGCCCACGCGATCGCCAACCGCCAATCGGTGAAAGACTTGGCCTTTTTGGTACATACCCATCCCACGCTTTCGGAAGTGTTGGATGAGGCTTACAAACGGGCGCGGGCCAGCTTGTAGGCTTGTTCGTTGGGAAGCGATCGCGGCTATAGCCGTTCGGCAGAGGGAGGATCCCAAAGAACGGGGATTTCTCCCAGGTACCTACTCTTTTTATGGTTAACTCTTTTGAGAACGCAAATAAAAATGGAAATTCGCCGCCGTCCAACGCGCCCCACAGTTGATGTTAAAAACCTCCAATTTTACGTGGGGCACGACAGAGAAAAGCCGCAAAATATTCTCGAAGCCATTGTTTGGCACAAGGAAAAAGAAGTGGATGCCCTGCGGGAGCGCCTACCATTTTTGCAATTAAAAAACGAAGTGCGGAATGCGCCGCCAGTACGCGATTTTGTGGGTGCCCTGCGCCGCAGTGCCACCACACCGGCGGTCATTGCTGAGGTCAAAAAAGCCTCTCCCAGCAAAGGGGTGATGCGAGAAGATTTTGACCCGGTTGCCATAGCCACGGCCTACCAACAGGGGGGGGCCAGCTGTATTTCCGTACTCACCGACAGCAAATTTTTCCAAGGGAGTTTTGAAAACCTGGTCTCCATCCGAGCGGCGGTGGCGTTACCTCTGCTGTGCAAAGAATTTATTATCTATCCCTATCAAATTTACTGGGCGCGCCGGCATGGTGCCGATGCGGTTTTGCTCATTGCAGCGATTTTACCCGATAAGGATTTACGATATTTCCTCAAAATTGTCAAGGTTTTGGGCATGACGGCTTTGGTGGAAGTGCATACTCTGGAAGAGCTCGACCGGGTGTTGGCTTTGGAAGGGGTGGCGCTGATTGGGATAAACAATCGCAATCTGGAGGATTTTTCCGTTGGTTTGGAAACCACCAGTCAATTGCTGGCCCAACGCCAGCCAGCGCTCCAACAACGTCAGATTGCCGTGGTGAGCGAATCAGGATTGTATACCAACGACGATTTGCAACAGGTAGCGGCAGCAGGGGCCAATGCGGTTTTGGTGGGCGAATCTCTGGTGAAGCAGCCAGACCCACAGGTGGCGTTACAAAATTTGATGGCTGGTTCCAAGGAAGGTTCTGCCTACAGAAGCTAACCAAAAAGATAGAATTCAGTGTAAAGTAGTCAATGGTTGCTGTTGGGGAAGGCGTTGTTAGTTGTGAAACAGTCAAAATTTCCCTCAAATGCCGACCCCAACAACCACAGAACGGATCGCGCATGATTGAAAAAACCTTTGCCCACCCGGTTCCCCTACCTTCTCATATTCATTACGAGTTGTTGCTGCAACTGTTGGAACAGCAGACGGCTAGGGCCTTGGGATACGAATCGCCCTATCGAGAACAGGTACTGGAACTCATCGCGACCGTTCGCAAGGCTCTATCCCAACAAAAACGACTTGAGGAGTCCTGCCAACGAGACAAGATTGCTTTTGAATATCGCTGGTCTCTTCATGGGGATAAGTCAGAGTAAACCACAGGTTGCTAGCTTATCGCTGTGGGTGGGATGTTGGTTGAGCCAAGACGTGTAGATATCAGGAAGGAATAATGGAAGATAAACACATGTTGATGATTCCCGGTCCCACACCAGTGCCGGAGAAAGCACTGTTGGCTATGGGGAAACACCCCATTGGCCACCGGAGTGGGGAGTTTTCGGAAATTATGGGCAAGGTGACGGCCGGTCTCAAATGGTTGCACCAAACCCAAAACGATGTCCTGGTGCTGACAGCCAGCGGTACTGGGGCGATGGAAGCTGGAATTATCAATTTTTTAAGTCCCGGCGATCGCGTTTTGGTGGGATGTAACGGAAAGTTTAGCGAACGTTGGGCTGAAGTATGCCAAGCCTATAATTTAAATGTAGAAAAAATTACGGCGGAGTGGGGCAAACCCCTGGATCCAGAGGCTTTTCAGAAGCGGTTAAGCAGCGACACCAATAAAGAAATTAAAGCGGTCATCGTTACCCATAGCGAAACCTCTACGGGGGTTCTCAACGACCTGGAAACCATTAACCGCTATGTAAAACAGCACGGGCAAGCCCTAATTATGGTGGATGCGGTCACCAGCTTGGGATGCGTCAATGTTCCCGTAGACGAATGGGGCTTGGATGTGGTGGCTTCTGGTTCCCAAAAAGGATATATGATTCCCCCTGGGTTGGGCTTTGTAAGTGTCAGCGATCGGGCTTGGGAAGCTTACAAACAAGCCCAATGCCCCCGTTTTTATTTGGATTTGGGTCCTTACAGCAAGAGTGCTGCCAAAAATAGCAACCCGTTTACGCCACCGGTGAACTTGATTTATGCGTTGCAAGTGACCTTAAACATGATGCAAGCGGAAGGGTTGGAAAATATTTTTGCTCGCCACCAACGTTTGAGTGCGGCCGCGCGCGCAGGGGTGGAAGCGATGGGATTGCCTTTGTTTGCGCCCTCCGATTGCACCAGTCCGGCAACAACGGCGGTGGCACCGGCGACGGTAGAAGCGGAACAAATTCGTTCTTTGGTGAAGAAACGCTTTGATATCGCGCTGGCTGGCGGCCAAAATCAGCTGAAAGGCAAAATCTTCCGCATCGGACATTTAGGGTTTATCAGCGATCGCGATATCCTCGCCACTTTATCGGCTATTGAATCTGCTTTATTGGCTTTGGGTCACGATAGTTTCCAGCCTGGTGCTGGTGTGGCGGCGGCTGCCAAGGTTTTGCCATAGCGTCGGTTGCTCGTTTTCTGCCACTTGCTGGCGAGGGAGGGACCAGGGTTCCTTCCCTCCCTATTTATTTTTTCCCTTCCAACCAGTCGTAAATTTGGTTCAACTGTTCGATGGTTACCAATCCGTATTTCCACAAAATCATGGGTAACGGACCGGGGTCGGGTTCTGCATGACGCAAAGCAATAGCTAGGTCGGAATCGGATAGTTCTAAGTTTTCTTGTAAAAATTCAATGAGCGGGTCGTATCGGTTGGGTGTCATGACGACGCATCCTCCTAATATCGAAATACTATTGTTGTTGTCGTTGCGGGTAAAGTTCCTCCTGTCTACAGATGAATAGAGCCATGTTGGCAGCGAAATATATACCATCATAAAGGAGAAGCCGCGATCGCCTGGATCGGTTACTTGCACCTGGTTTTCCCTATCTCCAAGACACCATCTGTACTGCAAGTACCTATCCAGGTTCCCAATTCGGCGTAGGATATTCTGCGAAACCAGCGAAATTAAATGGCTGGCTGTCCGAGGGCAGCCACTTGGCTTCCGGCAAGTGCGATCTTGGTTGAAACTACTGCCAACCAAAACCGAAAATAGCGATCGCTACCAGACCACCTTTGCACGGGGTCAACCAAGTACCACGACACCACAGTAGCCGCTCGTCGCAGCCTATCTTCTCCCAGCAAAAATGCTTTCCCTGGCTAGCAGCATCTGGCAGCAGCCTCTAGCAAGTAAGAACGAAATTTTGAGGGCTGCCAGCATAGCAAAACTTTTTTGCAGGCGAAAGAAGTCATACCAAATCCAACCTCGGGAAACCACAATCTGTCTGTAGGGGAAACTCCCCGTAATTGCTTTCTTGTAGGGGCAGGCACGGGGGCACTACCCTACATTTTTGTGGGTGTATGTACGTTGGATTTCGGTTCAAACGGTCGGCGGCTGTTCCTCACACCCAAAAAATCCTTTAGCTACTTCCAACTTCTGCGAAAGATGGCTTGGGAAAACTAGCGTTCTGTAGCTAGTTCGATCCAGTAGCTAGCGCGGTTCCCAATGTGCCTTGGCTGTTTGGGAATTTTGCCGTTACTCCGTCAGCAAAGCCGCTGTGTCCCAGTTGTTTGCGAAGTTTATACAACTGCACTTTTGTACGATTAACCATATAGCGTAGCAGATCCAGGCGCTTCTGTATAGGTATATTTGTGCGTAGGAAATAAAAATTTTAATAAATTCTATTAACCTATGTATGGCTTCCTCACAACTGGCACCCCCAATGGTGGGACATGGGCAGCTTAATCGAGTTTTCTCCTTTTTCTTCAGGAAAATGCTGTTGGTTGCCTCGGTTGTGAAGGAGCGTTATGGTGTTAAGAATTCTATCCTTACGCGATCGCCTGCTTGAATGCCCAACTCCGCAGCCCGACCAGCGTTCAATTCGATAACTTGGTTAATGGGAATTGCTTCCATCCCATAGGTAGGGCAAACAGGGCGATCGCAGGGTGGGGCTTCTGCCACCACCTTTTCCACTCGACCGTCGCGCAAGAAAATCATATCCAAAGGAATCAGGGTATTTTTCATCCAAAAACGCACCACCCGGGGGGAATCAAACCGAAACAACATCCCCCGATTGCGCGGTAGCGATCGCCGGTACATCAGCCCGACGCGGCGTTGTTCGGCAGTTTGTGCCACTTCCAAATCCACCGTTGTGTCTCCCACCTGCATGCGAGCGGTAACCGGCAGTTGTTGCCCCTGTTTTTTTTGTTCTTTGATAGCAGCCATCCCCGCTAGGGGAGATCGATCGATCGTCTCTACCGCTCTAGTAACACCATCTGCCTGGCTGCGAAAGGCAACCAACGCGATCGCGGCAGTTGCCACGACCGTCACTGTAGAAACCACGCGCCAACGCACCATATTTCTTCCCTGCTAGTTTTCTCGCAATGCATATCCTACCCCACGCACAGTTTGAATCAAACGCTTTTGCCCTTCATCTTCCAATTTCAACCGCAAATAACGCACGTACACTTCAATGACATTGGACTCTCCGGTGAAATCGTGTCCCCAAACTTGCTCCAAAATTTGCTCGCGGGTAAGCACTTCCCCCGGATGCTCCATTAAATACTTAAGCAACTCGTATTCCTTTGCCGTCAGGTCAATTTCTTGCCCGTTGCGAATGGCTTTGCGGTTGGACAGATCCAGGGTTAAATCGCCAAAGCGTAAGTGTTCGCTCCCGTAGCTGTCGGGTTGGAGATACAGACGGACCAAATTTAGAAAAGTTTCCGTGCGGTAAGGCTTGATACAGTAATCGTCAGCGCCTGCTTCCAAGCAAGCCACCCGTTCGGCCACTGTATCGTGGGCCATCAACAAGAGGGCGGGACCGGAATAGCCCAAAAAACGCAACTGGCGGCAGAAATCCAAGCCAGATTCGCTGCCTAGGGCTTGGTCCACCACCACCAACTCCACAGGATTTTGGCGAACGCGATCGCAGCCGTTATGGATATCGCCAGCCAAAACCGGGTTGTATCCAGCTTCTTGCAGATCGAGACCAACCCGCTGGGAAAGCATCTCATCGGCTACGACCACAAGAACGCAAGCACGACTATCGTTTTGCATAGCGATCGGCGAAATGGGTTTTCTTGGAGGAAGTTAAGGAAGTTCCACAGAAGTGGGTTTGGCGATATGGGGCAATCCCCATCCCAGTTTTTCCCGCAAGACGCGGAAAAATTCCGGCGGTTGTATCCGAATAAAATGAGCCATGTGCTCCGAGCGAGTGACCCGCATGCGGTCTTCCGGTAAAACATAACAACCTGCATTGCCATCAACCACCATCATCAACGGATGGGTATTGGCAGAGAAGATGGTCACTGGTTCGCGATCGGAAAAAACCAAAGCCCGCGAAGCTAGAGAGTGGGGGCAAATGGGAACCAATTGCAAAACAGGCACCTCTGGAGTAATGACGGGACCGCCAGCGCTTAAGGAGTAAGCCGTGGAGCCAGTGGGGGTGGACAAAATTACACCATCGGCAGCAATATCGACCGGGGCGTGATGTCCCACTTCGATTTCAAAATGGCACATGCTAGTGAGGGGTTCCCGGTGGATGACCATTTCGTTGAGGCAGAGGGCTTCCCATACCAGAGTTTCGTCGCGAAACACCTGTACGGTGAGCATGGTACGCGACTCGATTTTGTAGTCCCCGGTCAGCACTTGTTCGATGAGCTCTGGGAGTTGCTGCAGGTATGCTTCTGTTAAAAAGCCCATGTGCCCGGTATTCACCGTTAGCAGGGGAATATCGTGACAAGCAACCTGCCGAAAGGCTGATAAAACGGTACCGTCTCCCCCCAGCACGACGGCGAATGTCATCTCGTCGTCAAATCCAGGAGGAGCTAGCGAATCAATGGGGGTATGGCACATGGGTTTTTCGGGGCTGGAATACCCCAGCAAACCACCAGACCCCGTGGCTACGTAAACTTCCCAGCCGCTGTCTGCAAGTTTTTGTTTAAGTTCTTCAGCGCTACGGGAAGCTACTGGTTTGGCGTCGTTGTATATAATGCCTGCTTTGGGCACGCTTGACTATCCAAAGTAGGTTGACTGTCTGCACTGCACGTTTGAAGCTAGATCGCCGCGATCGCGCCTCACGAAATTGGCGATCGCCAAACAAACCATCTAGCTGCAGGTAGCGTGTTGGTTGGTTCTACCACACGTCCGGCAAGGCGAACGGGCGAACCGAGCCCCAAATCCTACCTACGTACGTTTGTCGTTTATTCTACCACGGGCATAGCGATCGCGCTTCGATTCCCTATGGGGTTTTCCAGGGAGGGGTTTTTAAAAGGGAACCCGTTTTTTATCTCGGGACTTGGCTTTGTCCAAATCGTAGTTCAACTCCCGCAATTTCTTCATAATCCGGTTGAAGTATTCTTGCAGGTAGGACTCCAGGGTGGTCATGTCTTTGGGGTCGAGACCGAAGACTGCGTAAGTTTCTTGCATGTCGGCACTAAAGGGTTCGTTGCTGGCCAGCACTTCCACAAAAGCCAGGCGGTCGGCTGCATTCCATCCCCACTGGAAAAAACGCATAATGCGGCGCACCAACCGCAAAAAATTCACCGGCACCCGGGAAACTTTCGCCTGTTGCCCGGACAGCTGCTCGCATAAATTGATAATTTCGCCGGCTTGCCAAGCCCGAGAACCCACGACGGGAAAGCTGCGATTTTTGGTTTCCGGTACCTGCAACGCCCGCGTCGCAAATTTGGCAATATCTTGGGTGTCCATAAAGGCGGTGGGTGCCGATTCGCTGGTCACCCAGACCACTTGGCGGTCGAGAATGGGAACGGCATATTGGCCAATGAGACCTTGCAAAAAGCCACAAGGACGCAAAATGGTGTAATCCAACCCCGACTCTTCTAGAAAACGTTCCGTGCAGCGCTTAATTTCCATTAAAGGGACTTGGGGATATTTTTCGGCGTTCAAAATAGAAAAGAAAATATACCGTTCCACCCCTGCCTGCTTGGCGGCTTGGATGAGGGCTACTTTCCCATCCCAGTCCACTTCTTTAATGGTTAGGGAGTCGGTGGGGCGGGAGGTGGCCGCATCGATGACAGCATCGACGCCTTCCAAGGCGGGGGGTAGGGTGTGCGGGTCGCACAAATCTCCCAAAACCAGCTCAGCGCCCCATTCCTTCAAAAAGGCAGCTCTTTTATAATTTCTTACGAGGCAGCGTACTGTATATCCTTCATCCAGAGCCCGGCGGGCAACCTGCCTTCCCAGGGTGCCGGTAGCTCCTACAACAAATATTATACTCATGCAGATTTAATGGCTATATTTTAAAACACTCTTCTATAGAGTATCAGAAGTCTTCTCATTTCGTACACAAAAGTTTACATTTTTGCTGAAAAATACTCAGAATTGCTGGCCAACCGAAAATCCGAGCATCGCAGCTTCGGCATACAATGGTACATACAAGCTTGTAAAAGACGAACTGTATCGCCGTTATTTGTGAGTTGTAAAGATGTCCCACCTACACAATCGCTTCCAGCAATTGGAAACGCTGCCCGAATCCTGTAGCGAAATTCACGATACCGACCCAGAACAAATGCGTCGGGTCGCAGCAAACACGCTGAATATCGAGAAATCCCAGCGCATGGCAGAGTTTTTTGGTATTTTGGCGGATGCCAATCGCTTGCGGATTTTATCGGCACTTGCGGTGCAGGAAATGTGCGTTTGCGACTTGGCCAGAGCCGTACACATGAGCGAATCAGCGGTTTCCCACCAACTGCGGGCTTTGCGATCGCTGCGGGTGGTTGGATATCGCAAGGAAGGCAGAAAAGTCTTTTACCGCCTCAAGGACAACCACGTGCTCAACCTCTATAAAGAAGTGGCCGAGCACCTGGATGAACCTGAGGACTAGAGGCTGCTGCCAGCGTTTATGCTTCCTCGTTGCCTTCAGCTTTTAGCAACATATAGCCGACAACCAAGCCCACGGGAACCAAGACAAAAGAAAGCAAGGCAGCGTTGAAAATTTCTTCACCCATAAAGATTCGGTTCTCCTTTGCAGAACAGTTGACGCCATCTTTACTTTAATATCACAAATCGTAAACAAACAGAAACAGAATTGACATTGAACGTAACGAAACCAGCTGCAAATTCCACTGCCACCAGTTCTCCACTGCGTTTAGCCATTCCCATCGGCGACCCGGCGGGAATTGGTCCGGAAGTGGTGCTCAAAGCGTTGGCTGAACCTGAAGTAGCGCGTGGCTGCCAGGTGGCTTTGGTGGGATCGCGCGAAGTACTGTGGCGGTCGTACCGGCAACTGCAGAATCAGAGCGCACAACCGCTTGTACACCCGGATCGCATCGAAGTCATTGAACCCGAACTGCCCCCCGAAACTGGCACCAACATTCAACTAGGTACGGGCAATGCAGCCAGCGGTGCGGCGAGTTTTGCCTATTTACAAACAGCAGTGCGCGAAACCCTTGCCGGTCGCTTTCATGGTATTGTCACCGCTCCCATTGCCAAGTCAGCTTGGAAAGCAGCTGGATATTTTTACCCTGGGCAAACGGAACTTTTAGCTAGCATGGCAGGGGTGGAGCAATTTGGCATGTTGTTCGTGGCGCAGTCTCCCCACAGCGGCTGGATTTTGCGAACTCTGCTGGCAACTACCCATATTCCCTTACAGCAAGTACCAACCATGCTAACGCCGGATTTGCTTACCACCAAACTCGATTTGTTGGTTACCTGCCTGCAACAGGATTTTGCTATGACCGAGGGTAGCATTGCGATCGCTGGTTTAAATCCCCACAGCGGCGAAAACGGACAGCTCGGCAGCGAAGAAAAAGACTGGATGGTATCTTGGTTGCAAAAACAGCAAAAACAATATCCCCAAATGGATTTATGGGGACCCATACCGCCGGATACCATGTGGGTAAAACCTGGGTTGGTTTGGTACGGTCAAACCCAGGAAACTCCTGCCGATGCCTATCTGGCTTTGTATCACGACCAGGGATTGATTCCGGTGAAACTAATGGCTTTCGATCGCGCTGTGAACACCACGGTAGGGCTGCCTTTTGTGCGCACTTCCCCCGACCACGGCACGGCGTTTGATATTGCCGGTCAAGGGATAGCCGATGCGACGAGTATGAAGGCAGCGATTTCCTGGGGGGCTTACTTTGTGCGCGTTCGGCAAAATGGCTGAGAGATTCACCAACCGAACCAAAAAGTTATCAAAAACTTGATACAAAAGGAAAAGAATCTACTCTGGCGATCGCTTTTATTTCTTGCAATTTTTTATAGAAATTCTGTGGGGGCGATCGCCCCTTTTAAATTATTTTTGCGCAGCCTAGATGTTTGAGCGAATGATTTTTTAAGTCCAACCGTTCCCCTTCCTGGCATAGGGAGAAAAATTTTTCCCCGCTCTTAATTTTTCTTATCTTATTTCATATAACCAGTATATCATTTTGCTCCTTTTTTGTCAACCCATAGGATCGATAGCCATCCCGCGCGATCGCCTCCTATAGCGATCGTTTTCTGATAGGATGAGCCATGGATTGGCGATGCTTTCAGAGGGCTGCTGTCGCCAGCAAAGTAGGTCAAAAACGCACACCGCATGAGCACAACCATTACCGTTCCCGCCACCACAGCCAATATTGGACCCGGTTTTGATTGTTTGGGTGCCGCTCTCACCCTCAACAACCGGTTTTCCTTTTCTGTCACCAACAGCGATAACGTCGAGATTGCGGTAAATGGCGTAGAAGCGGAAAACATCCAAACTAGTCAAGATAATTTGGCATACCGCGCCTTCGTCAAATTCTACGAACACCTACAACAAACCCCACCAACGATTCGCCTGGACATTCAACTGGGGTTTCCTCTATCGAGGGGATTGGGAAGTTCCGCCACTGCCATTGTGGGTGGTTTGATGGGTGCCAACGAACTGGCGGGGCAGCCATTATCCACTGCCCAATTGATGCAACTGGCGATCGCTATTGAAGGGCACCCTGACAACGTGGTACCAGCTTTGCTGGGGGGCTGTCGTTTGGTAGCTGGTAGTGGCGAGGACTGGGATGTGTGCGATGTCCGGTGGCACCCGCAAATTGTTCCTGTGCTAGCCATTCCGAACTTTGAAGTATCAACCAAAGAAGCACGTGAGGTTTTGCCCAGCCAGTATCGCCGTGAAGACGCTATTTTCAATACTTCTCGTTTGGGAATGCTGATTCGTGGTTTGGAAACAGCCAACAAGAGTTGGTTATCGTTGGGAATGCGCGATCGCCTGCACCAACCCTACCGACAATCCCTCATCCCCGGTTACCAAGACGTGCGAGAAGCCGCGATCGCAGCAGGTGCCTATGGGTTGGCTATCAGCGGTGCCGGACCCACATTGCTGGCCTTATCTGCACCCAACCACTCCGCCGATATTGCCGTAGCCATGACCTCCGCTTGGCAGAAACACAATATCAATGCCCAAGTGAAAGTTCTAGGCATCGATCCGCAAGGTGCCCTCGCCAAAAGCAATTAACAAACGAGAAAAAGGGAACCAACAACAGATCGTGAACTCACCCTGGACAAAGCTCCTGACGTTGCTGTAGTCGGACGGGGCGTATAAATATCTGAGGTTTCCTCAGATGACAGTCCCTCGGCTTCTCTATGCCAAAGAGCAGATAGAGGAACGGGAGTTCGCCATTTGGATGAGGAACTTTTGCCATCATCCCACGGACTGTCATTTCTGCGAGTCAGTTTTAATGTCTGAGCCCAAGCTCTAGTACCGATGTTGTAACGAGCTGATAGATCGCATTTATATTGTTTGCCACTAGGAAACGTAGCTAGGGAGTGATTTTTTGCTGCGGTTAATACCATTTCTGAAACAGAACGATTATATGGAATTGGCCAATTGCCCTGGTAGGGGCGCTCACGCGTTGCCCCCCTACTCATGGGT
Above is a window of Geitlerinema sp. PCC 9228 DNA encoding:
- the petM gene encoding cytochrome b6-f complex subunit PetM, producing MGEEIFNAALLSFVLVPVGLVVGYMLLKAEGNEEA
- a CDS encoding NAD(+) kinase yields the protein MPKAGIIYNDAKPVASRSAEELKQKLADSGWEVYVATGSGGLLGYSSPEKPMCHTPIDSLAPPGFDDEMTFAVVLGGDGTVLSAFRQVACHDIPLLTVNTGHMGFLTEAYLQQLPELIEQVLTGDYKIESRTMLTVQVFRDETLVWEALCLNEMVIHREPLTSMCHFEIEVGHHAPVDIAADGVILSTPTGSTAYSLSAGGPVITPEVPVLQLVPICPHSLASRALVFSDREPVTIFSANTHPLMMVVDGNAGCYVLPEDRMRVTRSEHMAHFIRIQPPEFFRVLREKLGWGLPHIAKPTSVELP
- a CDS encoding DUF192 domain-containing protein is translated as MVRWRVVSTVTVVATAAIALVAFRSQADGVTRAVETIDRSPLAGMAAIKEQKKQGQQLPVTARMQVGDTTVDLEVAQTAEQRRVGLMYRRSLPRNRGMLFRFDSPRVVRFWMKNTLIPLDMIFLRDGRVEKVVAEAPPCDRPVCPTYGMEAIPINQVIELNAGRAAELGIQAGDRVRIEFLTP
- a CDS encoding SDR family oxidoreductase codes for the protein MSIIFVVGATGTLGRQVARRALDEGYTVRCLVRNYKRAAFLKEWGAELVLGDLCDPHTLPPALEGVDAVIDAATSRPTDSLTIKEVDWDGKVALIQAAKQAGVERYIFFSILNAEKYPQVPLMEIKRCTERFLEESGLDYTILRPCGFLQGLIGQYAVPILDRQVVWVTSESAPTAFMDTQDIAKFATRALQVPETKNRSFPVVGSRAWQAGEIINLCEQLSGQQAKVSRVPVNFLRLVRRIMRFFQWGWNAADRLAFVEVLASNEPFSADMQETYAVFGLDPKDMTTLESYLQEYFNRIMKKLRELNYDLDKAKSRDKKRVPF
- a CDS encoding alanine--glyoxylate aminotransferase family protein, with amino-acid sequence MEDKHMLMIPGPTPVPEKALLAMGKHPIGHRSGEFSEIMGKVTAGLKWLHQTQNDVLVLTASGTGAMEAGIINFLSPGDRVLVGCNGKFSERWAEVCQAYNLNVEKITAEWGKPLDPEAFQKRLSSDTNKEIKAVIVTHSETSTGVLNDLETINRYVKQHGQALIMVDAVTSLGCVNVPVDEWGLDVVASGSQKGYMIPPGLGFVSVSDRAWEAYKQAQCPRFYLDLGPYSKSAAKNSNPFTPPVNLIYALQVTLNMMQAEGLENIFARHQRLSAAARAGVEAMGLPLFAPSDCTSPATTAVAPATVEAEQIRSLVKKRFDIALAGGQNQLKGKIFRIGHLGFISDRDILATLSAIESALLALGHDSFQPGAGVAAAAKVLP
- the trpC gene encoding indole-3-glycerol phosphate synthase TrpC; this translates as MEIRRRPTRPTVDVKNLQFYVGHDREKPQNILEAIVWHKEKEVDALRERLPFLQLKNEVRNAPPVRDFVGALRRSATTPAVIAEVKKASPSKGVMREDFDPVAIATAYQQGGASCISVLTDSKFFQGSFENLVSIRAAVALPLLCKEFIIYPYQIYWARRHGADAVLLIAAILPDKDLRYFLKIVKVLGMTALVEVHTLEELDRVLALEGVALIGINNRNLEDFSVGLETTSQLLAQRQPALQQRQIAVVSESGLYTNDDLQQVAAAGANAVLVGESLVKQPDPQVALQNLMAGSKEGSAYRS
- a CDS encoding DUF2949 domain-containing protein: MTPNRYDPLIEFLQENLELSDSDLAIALRHAEPDPGPLPMILWKYGLVTIEQLNQIYDWLEGKK
- the thrB gene encoding homoserine kinase, yielding MSTTITVPATTANIGPGFDCLGAALTLNNRFSFSVTNSDNVEIAVNGVEAENIQTSQDNLAYRAFVKFYEHLQQTPPTIRLDIQLGFPLSRGLGSSATAIVGGLMGANELAGQPLSTAQLMQLAIAIEGHPDNVVPALLGGCRLVAGSGEDWDVCDVRWHPQIVPVLAIPNFEVSTKEAREVLPSQYRREDAIFNTSRLGMLIRGLETANKSWLSLGMRDRLHQPYRQSLIPGYQDVREAAIAAGAYGLAISGAGPTLLALSAPNHSADIAVAMTSAWQKHNINAQVKVLGIDPQGALAKSN
- the pdxA gene encoding 4-hydroxythreonine-4-phosphate dehydrogenase PdxA, producing MNVTKPAANSTATSSPLRLAIPIGDPAGIGPEVVLKALAEPEVARGCQVALVGSREVLWRSYRQLQNQSAQPLVHPDRIEVIEPELPPETGTNIQLGTGNAASGAASFAYLQTAVRETLAGRFHGIVTAPIAKSAWKAAGYFYPGQTELLASMAGVEQFGMLFVAQSPHSGWILRTLLATTHIPLQQVPTMLTPDLLTTKLDLLVTCLQQDFAMTEGSIAIAGLNPHSGENGQLGSEEKDWMVSWLQKQQKQYPQMDLWGPIPPDTMWVKPGLVWYGQTQETPADAYLALYHDQGLIPVKLMAFDRAVNTTVGLPFVRTSPDHGTAFDIAGQGIADATSMKAAISWGAYFVRVRQNG
- a CDS encoding metalloregulator ArsR/SmtB family transcription factor, whose product is MSHLHNRFQQLETLPESCSEIHDTDPEQMRRVAANTLNIEKSQRMAEFFGILADANRLRILSALAVQEMCVCDLARAVHMSESAVSHQLRALRSLRVVGYRKEGRKVFYRLKDNHVLNLYKEVAEHLDEPED
- a CDS encoding response regulator transcription factor NblR; this encodes MQNDSRACVLVVVADEMLSQRVGLDLQEAGYNPVLAGDIHNGCDRVRQNPVELVVVDQALGSESGLDFCRQLRFLGYSGPALLLMAHDTVAERVACLEAGADDYCIKPYRTETFLNLVRLYLQPDSYGSEHLRFGDLTLDLSNRKAIRNGQEIDLTAKEYELLKYLMEHPGEVLTREQILEQVWGHDFTGESNVIEVYVRYLRLKLEDEGQKRLIQTVRGVGYALREN
- a CDS encoding DUF5340 family protein; this encodes MIEKTFAHPVPLPSHIHYELLLQLLEQQTARALGYESPYREQVLELIATVRKALSQQKRLEESCQRDKIAFEYRWSLHGDKSE